In the genome of Candidatus Poribacteria bacterium, the window TTTGCCCTATAAGCAGTACTGCGCCCATTATAGGCGTTGGCAAGTTTAGGGTTAAGTTCTATGGCTTTGTTACAGTCTGCAATGGCACGGTCAAATTCACCCTTTGCCCTATAAGCAGTACTGCGCCCATTATAGGCGTTGGCAAGTTTAGGGTTAAGTTCTATGGCTTTGTTACAGTCTGCAATGGCACGGTCAAATTCACTCTTTTCACTATAAGTAGCACCGCGATTGCTATAGGCTTCGGCAAATTTGGGGTCGAGTTCTATCGCTTTTTCATAGTCATCAATAGCGCAGTCAAGTTCACCCTTTTCCGCATAAACAATACCGCGATTGTTATAGACTTCGGCAAGTTTGGGGTTAAGTTCAATTGCACGTGAGTATGCTGCTATCGCCTGGTCCATTTGTTTTACCATCATCAGGAAGTTTCCCTGTTGTAGTTTCACATTGGATAGAGTCTCCATTTCCTCGGGTGTTATATGGACAGAGGGTTTTGCCTGAACCTGCATTTTGTTAATGGCTGCCCGGATACCATCCACCACATTTTGCCAGCCTTCGCTCGGATCCTCCCATTGGGAAATCGGTTTACCTTTGAGAGGTAGAACCTCAAAGTCGCTGAGCTTATGCTGCTGCCAATCACAATGCTCAAGAATGATTGGAATGACTTTTATGTCTGCGGTTAATGCCTCTGCTAACTCTTTGTTGCAATTTTTGGAGGCAAGACTCGCTGCTGACACGAGGTAGAGGAGAATATCCGCCTCTGCAAGATTTTTAGAAATATCTTCATACCATTCGTCGCCCGCAGTAATTTCACCGTCATGCCAAGTGGTGAGTTCATTTTTCTCTTCCATGACGGCAAGGCGTTTTCGCAATTCCTCCTTTGCTGCAGTATCTTCATGTGAATAGGTAATGAATCCTTTTAGGGAGTTCTCCGTTACTTTTTTTGCATTATTATCCCGTTTTTCTGTGTCAAAGGTGTTCTCTGCATTAGTGCTATCTTGATCTATACACCCTTCAGAAAAATCCGTGGCAGTGTTCGAGTCAACCCGGTTTCCGGAAGTATTTTCATGTTTAGTAGGTCCAGATGGTTCGGGTTGAACAACTTTAAGTATACTTTGTATGCCGACATCCCAATCTTTGTAAAGATTAATATAGTGCAAGTCTCTTAAGGTTTCCCCTCCACCAATGTTACGATCAGGAATCTTACATCTGTTTAACTTGACTGGAATAAACCAGATTCGCTCAGAGGGTTTTTGACGTAGTTCATCAATTGCGATTGTTAGTTCTTCATTCATGTAAGTCTTATCACTCTTATTCTGTTCTTTTGAGAAGCAAGCGACGAAAAAAGCCCCTTCGCGAATGGCTTTCCGAATCTCTTGTTTCCAGCGGCTTCCCGGATTGAGATCCTGCCGATCCAGCCAGACTTTGAGGCCGCGTGATATAAGTTCTTGGCAGAATTTGTCAACTATTTCCTCATTCTCACGGACATAAGATAAAAAAATGGGCTTCATTTTTTCCGTTCCCTTTTCAGATGCTCATTAATTCATGAATAAACCCCTGACTTGGGCACAGGGGCGGTCTGATTATCGTGCGGACTTCTCCCTGTTACACTTTTTACAAAGCATCTGGCAGTTATCCTCGGTGGTCTTGCCGTCCTCGGACCAGGGTGTGATATGGTCTGCTTCCATCTCTTTGATTGTGAATTTGTCGTCACACCTAACACAAATGCCTGACTGTGTTTCGTAGACCTTTTGCTTCATGCTGTCTGAAAAGGCGCGTATGTTCAGGTGCTTCTCCTCGCCAGTCAGAATGTAAGAGTATATCCCCGCTTTCCGTGTCACATCATCGTCAAGTATAAGGCGGGCGGTTTCCTGCTCAATCTTTTCAGCGTTAAGGTCGGCGTCTCCAAAGTGGTTGTGCAGCGAACCCCAATCTACGCCCCTCATTATTTTTGGTCTTGTGTTCGTGAAAGTGGATTCAACCCAATCGATCACCGATTGAAAATACTCCCATAGGAGCAACGCGTCTTCGTCGTGCTGATGCGTCCCCATGTAGTCTTCAATTGAGCCTTTGCTGACCCACTTAATCACTGTCTCCAAGTACTCTTGTCGGATTGGCCTGCCCTTGACATAGGCATTGCCGATTTGGTATGCAACGCAACCGTTCCGACTAAAATATCGCTTGGCATCTGACAACCAAGTTCCGGCGTAAACAGCATTACGCAACTCTTGGGTGGTCAACTCCTTTCCCGCAATGTTGATCGTCTTGAACCACTCCAACTTCTCGCTGTCTGCCCCACTACAGGCGTAGACCATCAACTTGTAATCCAATATCAATTCTTGTTTGTCTGATGGGAGATTGTGGAAGTATTTACCTTCAATCGAGAAATCACCATCCACATACTGAGCAACGGAGATTGTACGCTGCTGTCCGTCAATGATTTCAAATTCTCCGTTTTCCCGATCTGACCAGTACATCACGTTCAACGGGAATCCTTTCAGGATGGAGTCAATGACGGCGTTGCGTTCCTTGTCGTTGTAGATAAACTCCCGTTGAAATGGCGGACGTATATCCAGTTTGCCGCCGTACCCGGTTACGCCGCCCTCGCCAGCGTCGTCGTAATCCTCGACAATCTCTCGCACTGTGAGGTCGAGTTGTTCGATCTTCATTGCCGTATCCTTTTGTTGCGGATGACTATGCGAGCATAAATCTCTTTGCCTTTGATTTTAAATCTACTCTGCTTGCCTGTTAGCTGGGTTATGAGAGGTCGGTCCATACCAATAATTTCAAACTGTTCGGGATTGTGCTTGTCCAAAAAGGTAATCGGCACGCCCATTTCTCCAGCATAATCTACTGGAATATCAGCCGTTTTATTCACATTGATGGCATCATAGTTATCGTATTTAAGGTATTCCTCTGGTGAATATCGTTTGAACAAAATTAATTCTTCATTTCGCTTCTTGTGGTTGAGGTTGGTGAACCAAACAGCGTTCCCCAATCGGCCCTTGATGACACCATCCACCAGTCGGTAGGCACTGCCCTCCTTCTTGTTTCTAACCAATTCTGTCGCATAGTCTTCCGGCACATCAAAAAGCATATCTTTGCCAGCCGGACCATGACCAAGCCACAACCTGCCACTCTTGATTAGGGGAAATACCTCTTTGTATGTTATCGCGTTCATGCTCCCAATAACGACAAATTTTTTGCCGTATTCAACCAGTTGCGCGATATACTCCCTAAACAATGAAAACGGCGGATTTGTAACCACAATGTCTGCCTGTTTAAGCAACTCAATACATTCCCGGTTCCTGAAATCGCCATTTTCCTTGAGTTGAAATACGGTGGGTTCTGTTTCATTGCCGACATACTCAAGTCCGGCAGCGGTTTCCATGTCGTGTTTACTGAATAGGTCTGACTGCTGATTTTTGTAGCAGGTTGCGATCAGTCTTTTGAGTCCAAGTTTCGCGAAATTCAGGCGAAAGTAGCGAAAGAAATTGCTGATGGTGGGATCGTCGCAATTGCAGTAAACAGTCTTGCCGCGAAAATGTTTCCTATAATGCTTTAGCTCTTTCTCGATGTCCGGGAGTTGTGTGTAAAATTCATCCTGCTTTGCTCTATTCGCAGCGTGCAGAGACTTATTTCCTGCCATAATATGTCTTTCTATAATTCCCTATTGTAAGGTGCTGTGTAGATACTATTTTTACTGGTTGCGAGATAAACCTCGCATTCTTCAGTGATGGCATTTTTTGGTCGGTAATGGTTGGGATTGCCCCAAGCGGGAAAACCGAAATTCCCAACCAAGTGACGTTCTAACTATTATAATTGAACGAAATCTTTAAGTGCGTAAGTCCTTTTAAATATGCACTCCGACAGTGTTGAATGCTTTGAAGACTAATATTGCGCCGAGCAGGATGACGACAGCGGCACTGATCATCGGTAGACGTTGTAACCAGATACCTTCGCCTGTGAAACGTTCAATTATAGGTTTTGCCATCACCATCAGAATACCGATAGCGACCAAGACGGCGGCAAGCCCTAACGAGAAAGCACACAGGATAATCAGCCCCCACACAAGTTTGTTAAGACTAATCGCGAATAGAAGCCCGATGAGTGCATCGACACACGGCACAATACCACCGGAAATACCGAGAGAGAGTAACCCCCAAAAACCCGTCCGTTCTGAAGGCACAGCATGGCTATGCGTCCGCCCACCATGACTGTGTGTAAGTACCTGATCCTGTGAATGTCCATGGTCATCGTCGTGCGAATGCTCGTGTCCATGATCGTGGTCATCTGTGTGCGGATGGTCGTGGTCATGGTCATCATCGTGCGAGTGTTCATGTGAGTGGTCGTGTCCATGATCGTGATCGTCTGCGTGCGGATGGTCGTCATCGTGTTCATGTGAATGGTCGTCATCGTGCCCATCTTCATCGTCGTGTCCATGATTGTGATCGTGCGGGTGATCGTGATCATGTGAATGCTCGTGCGGGTGCGGGTGCTGATGTCCATCTGCCTGGCTGTGTACACTACCACTGTAATACTGCTTCATGTTTCTGGTAAGCAGCCACGCCCCAATACCAACAATCAAGACACCGGAGAACAGGCTCAACCACGGGACAATATTCTCCGGGGCAAACCCCTGCGCTACCAGCATAACGATGCCAAGTACTATGACGCTGAAGGTGTGCGTAATGGTAACGACAACCCCAAGGAAAACTGCGTCAATGACCCTGCCTTTAGAACCGACGAGGTAAGCAGCAACTATTGCTTTTCCGTGACCGGGTGTTAAGGCATGCAAACCACCCAGCACAAATGAGACCACGAGGGCAACAATCGCCAATTGCAGCGTAAGCGGTTGGTTTACCAACTCTTTGATTCGGTCGCCTGAATGCTCATGGCCTTCATCGGCAAATCCTAAAGCACACGCGACAATCCCAATAAAAATAATAAGAAAAATATAGAGGTAATGGTTCTTCAAAACAGTTTAAATCCTCGCGAATTTTTGGAAACGTCTGTCGGCGATGACTTCGCTAACATAGATGTCGCCTTTTGAATCGATCCAGATGCCGTGTGGCGAATCGCTGAATTGTCCGGGTGCATCGCCCTTCTCGCCCCACCGTCCAATAACTTCTCCGTCAAGCGTCATGATGCTAATGCGTTGCCCGCCTTCGGCAATGTGAATAACATTATCGCTATCAATGAAGAGGTCGTTTGGAGAACGGAGGTCTGTCCACTCGGTCAGGTATTCTCCATTGTTATTAAAAATCTGACAGCGTAGGTTCCCACGATCAAGAATATAGACGCGGTCGTTATGGTCTACAGTAACATCGTGTGGCAAGTTAAATTCACTGGGTCCTGTGCCGGGTGCGCCCCACGAAACGATTACTTCGCCGTCGGCAGTCATCCGGTGTACCCGCGATTGTCCGTAGCCATCGGAGACGTACATCTCTCCAGAGGTAGAAAGGACGGCGCGCGTCGGTTCATTAAAGGGACCCCCCGGCGCGCCGGGTTGATTGACAGTACCGAATGTCTGCAATAATTCGCCATCAAGCGAGAATTTTCGGACTGTGTGATCAACAGTATCTGTGGTATAAATTTCATCATTGGGACTGATCCAGATGCCGTGCGGTTTCTGGAAGATATCCTTGCCCCATTCGCTAACGAATGTGCCATCCGCCTCGAAAACGAGCATCGCGGGTTGTGGACTCCGGTTGTAGACGTAGACGCGATCGTTTGAGTCGCACGCTACACCGGAAACGAGTCCGAGTTGGGGAATCATGCCCCATCCTTCTACGACTTCATATTGATAATCGCCTGTTCCAAAAGTTGCCATA includes:
- a CDS encoding tetratricopeptide repeat protein; amino-acid sequence: MKPIFLSYVRENEEIVDKFCQELISRGLKVWLDRQDLNPGSRWKQEIRKAIREGAFFVACFSKEQNKSDKTYMNEELTIAIDELRQKPSERIWFIPVKLNRCKIPDRNIGGGETLRDLHYINLYKDWDVGIQSILKVVQPEPSGPTKHENTSGNRVDSNTATDFSEGCIDQDSTNAENTFDTEKRDNNAKKVTENSLKGFITYSHEDTAAKEELRKRLAVMEEKNELTTWHDGEITAGDEWYEDISKNLAEADILLYLVSAASLASKNCNKELAEALTADIKVIPIILEHCDWQQHKLSDFEVLPLKGKPISQWEDPSEGWQNVVDGIRAAINKMQVQAKPSVHITPEEMETLSNVKLQQGNFLMMVKQMDQAIAAYSRAIELNPKLAEVYNNRGIVYAEKGELDCAIDDYEKAIELDPKFAEAYSNRGATYSEKSEFDRAIADCNKAIELNPKLANAYNGRSTAYRAKGEFDRAIADCNKAIELNPKLANAYNGRSTAYRAKGEFDRAIADCNKAIELNPKLANAYCGRSAAYGAKGEFDRAIADCNKAIELNPKLADAYSNRGNVHHKRGKIDKAIDDYNKAIELNPKLVQAYYNRGATYGAKGEFDRAIDDWNKVIELNPKLVQAYYNRGATYGAKGELDRAIADCNKAIELNPKLADAYYKRGIAHLGKGELDRALADYSKAIELDPGLAKAYNDLGAVYAKKGELHSAIVNFTKAIEFDPDYTEAYINRGITWLYLQEWEDFRSNLSTARNVGIDIAIGFRNACGSVANFERITGIQLPADIAAMLTPSS
- a CDS encoding DUF262 domain-containing protein, yielding MKIEQLDLTVREIVEDYDDAGEGGVTGYGGKLDIRPPFQREFIYNDKERNAVIDSILKGFPLNVMYWSDRENGEFEIIDGQQRTISVAQYVDGDFSIEGKYFHNLPSDKQELILDYKLMVYACSGADSEKLEWFKTINIAGKELTTQELRNAVYAGTWLSDAKRYFSRNGCVAYQIGNAYVKGRPIRQEYLETVIKWVSKGSIEDYMGTHQHDEDALLLWEYFQSVIDWVESTFTNTRPKIMRGVDWGSLHNHFGDADLNAEKIEQETARLILDDDVTRKAGIYSYILTGEEKHLNIRAFSDSMKQKVYETQSGICVRCDDKFTIKEMEADHITPWSEDGKTTEDNCQMLCKKCNREKSAR
- a CDS encoding adenine-specific methyltransferase EcoRI family protein, producing MAGNKSLHAANRAKQDEFYTQLPDIEKELKHYRKHFRGKTVYCNCDDPTISNFFRYFRLNFAKLGLKRLIATCYKNQQSDLFSKHDMETAAGLEYVGNETEPTVFQLKENGDFRNRECIELLKQADIVVTNPPFSLFREYIAQLVEYGKKFVVIGSMNAITYKEVFPLIKSGRLWLGHGPAGKDMLFDVPEDYATELVRNKKEGSAYRLVDGVIKGRLGNAVWFTNLNHKKRNEELILFKRYSPEEYLKYDNYDAINVNKTADIPVDYAGEMGVPITFLDKHNPEQFEIIGMDRPLITQLTGKQSRFKIKGKEIYARIVIRNKRIRQ
- a CDS encoding peptidyl-alpha-hydroxyglycine alpha-amidating lyase family protein, encoding MATFGTGDYQYEVVEGWGMIPQLGLVSGVACDSNDRVYVYNRSPQPAMLVFEADGTFVSEWGKDIFQKPHGIWISPNDEIYTTDTVDHTVRKFSLDGELLQTFGTVNQPGAPGGPFNEPTRAVLSTSGEMYVSDGYGQSRVHRMTADGEVIVSWGAPGTGPSEFNLPHDVTVDHNDRVYILDRGNLRCQIFNNNGEYLTEWTDLRSPNDLFIDSDNVIHIAEGGQRISIMTLDGEVIGRWGEKGDAPGQFSDSPHGIWIDSKGDIYVSEVIADRRFQKFARI